A DNA window from Sporosarcina sp. ANT_H38 contains the following coding sequences:
- a CDS encoding SDR family oxidoreductase, with amino-acid sequence MNKHKSIVITGATSGVGYALTKRLLAEGYEVWATGRALAVLEELHLEGAHTIVADLSKREDVEQLMTKIGSPDIVIFSAGVGSFDFAHETSDEAIQSMMTVNVIAPMQLTKLLLPSMMKRRSGHLIFLGSQAGKVATPKASIYAASKHAIIGYTNALRMEVAAFDINVTTINPGPIDTPFLDLADETGTYRTSLGRHLLTVETVVDAVVKTIGKPVRDVNLPWYMGVTSRMHAIAPTLVERLGRKYFMKK; translated from the coding sequence ATGAACAAGCATAAATCGATTGTCATAACAGGCGCGACTAGCGGGGTTGGATACGCACTGACGAAACGGCTGTTGGCTGAAGGCTACGAAGTGTGGGCGACGGGCAGGGCACTTGCTGTTTTAGAGGAGCTGCATCTTGAAGGTGCGCATACGATTGTTGCAGACTTATCGAAAAGAGAAGACGTCGAGCAATTGATGACTAAGATCGGTTCACCCGATATCGTCATCTTTTCAGCGGGCGTTGGCTCATTCGATTTCGCGCATGAAACGTCTGATGAAGCGATACAAAGCATGATGACTGTAAACGTCATCGCACCTATGCAGCTTACTAAACTACTATTGCCGAGCATGATGAAGCGGCGCAGCGGCCATTTAATTTTCCTCGGTTCCCAAGCTGGAAAAGTGGCAACACCCAAGGCTTCTATATATGCTGCCTCTAAGCATGCCATTATCGGTTATACGAACGCGCTTCGTATGGAAGTGGCAGCATTCGACATCAATGTGACAACTATTAACCCAGGTCCGATTGACACACCCTTTCTCGATCTCGCAGATGAAACAGGTACTTATCGTACATCACTTGGCAGGCATTTATTGACTGTGGAAACCGTGGTCGATGCAGTGGTTAAAACAATAGGGAAACCGGTTCGCGATGTGAATTTACCTTGGTATATGGGTGTCACGAGTAGAATGCACGCAATCGCGCCAACACTTGTCGAGCGGTTAGGGCGCAAGTATTTTATGAAGAAATAA
- a CDS encoding DUF6434 domain-containing protein — MRPKLTKNSNVQEFKDFYWLKEELQLYCRENGISSTGSKMEISDRIELFLRTGEITKPLRNSKVKKILYTQNELNLETFITENHRCSQNVRAFFKIAINSKFHFSTYIQNYIKKNVGKTYRDVVIAWYEEEDRKKAPSYKKKIGPQFEYNQFTSDFFADSKNKGKSRQEAIDAWNHLKKLPGSNKYTSDK, encoded by the coding sequence GTGAGACCGAAGCTTACAAAAAACAGTAATGTTCAAGAGTTTAAAGACTTTTACTGGTTGAAAGAAGAGCTACAATTATATTGTAGGGAGAATGGAATAAGTTCAACTGGGTCTAAGATGGAAATTTCAGATAGAATTGAACTATTTCTTCGAACAGGAGAGATAACAAAACCATTGAGAAATTCAAAAGTTAAGAAGATACTTTACACGCAAAATGAATTGAACCTTGAAACATTCATTACGGAAAATCATCGTTGCAGTCAAAACGTAAGAGCCTTTTTCAAGATAGCGATTAATTCTAAATTTCACTTTTCCACTTATATTCAAAACTATATTAAGAAAAATGTAGGAAAGACTTATCGTGATGTTGTAATTGCTTGGTATGAAGAAGAAGATCGAAAGAAAGCCCCATCGTATAAGAAAAAAATCGGACCTCAATTTGAATACAATCAATTTACGAGTGATTTTTTCGCAGACTCTAAAAATAAGGGTAAAAGTCGTCAAGAAGCAATTGATGCCTGGAATCACCTTAAAAAGCTTCCTGGGAGTAACAAATATACATCTGACAAATAG
- a CDS encoding VOC family protein — MEIKLVVLRTNKLMEMKKFYVDTLGFSLIKEDMVSFRIAVGTSELEFTTNETEGNPFYHFAFNIPANKFTEAKSWTKERVILTVEDDKDEVQFLQSHALYFYDPAGNIVEFISRHLVSKDSLIPFSINSIANISEISLIVNDSIDASKQLKRIGVTEHENSEISKEQLNFMGEKEKGVFLLLTEPGRKWLFSDKLSTIHPLEIILINNHKIVIDSDNELQIYPNDKATNMY; from the coding sequence ATGGAAATAAAATTAGTCGTTTTGAGAACCAATAAGTTAATGGAAATGAAAAAATTCTATGTTGACACTTTAGGATTCTCTTTAATTAAAGAAGATATGGTTAGCTTTCGAATAGCTGTTGGCACAAGTGAGTTAGAGTTTACCACAAATGAAACAGAAGGTAACCCCTTCTATCACTTCGCCTTTAACATTCCAGCTAATAAATTTACAGAAGCAAAATCGTGGACAAAAGAAAGAGTAATTCTAACGGTTGAAGATGATAAGGATGAAGTTCAATTTCTTCAATCACATGCACTATATTTCTATGACCCTGCTGGCAATATCGTAGAGTTTATATCAAGACATTTAGTATCCAAAGACAGTTTGATACCTTTTTCAATCAATAGTATAGCCAATATAAGCGAAATTAGTTTAATTGTAAATGACTCAATAGATGCAAGTAAACAGCTGAAGAGAATTGGAGTTACTGAACATGAAAATAGTGAAATAAGCAAGGAACAGCTTAATTTTATGGGAGAGAAAGAAAAAGGGGTATTCCTATTATTAACTGAGCCTGGGAGGAAGTGGTTGTTTTCTGATAAACTGTCTACGATTCATCCACTTGAAATTATATTAATAAACAACCACAAAATTGTCATCGATTCGGATAATGAGTTACAGATTTATCCGAACGATAAGGCTACAAATATGTATTGA
- a CDS encoding helix-turn-helix transcriptional regulator has protein sequence MKLPSFQHAVGFSVADALCLFLLSTTLERENYSKALHEHFNLVFPGRSVSYEYVARTANTLENNGFLLSRTEGRKKIFRITEKGKSRLQEYKNIYALRFNEVSTVIDRFYSFLTQNGPLPQAVIEPLHKDFRSFISKLLSVKDVVRFMALRLSLNRRSFHMAEVQEQLNILFGWSPSNGYLYNIAREMEETNLLVGFWPDERRTVRKLYKTDESEQFYIIVSASLTERITQVRSYLHYIIKMV, from the coding sequence ATGAAGTTGCCTTCGTTTCAACATGCTGTTGGATTTAGTGTTGCTGATGCCCTATGCTTGTTCTTGTTAAGCACTACTCTTGAACGAGAAAATTATTCAAAAGCACTCCATGAACACTTCAACTTAGTTTTCCCAGGACGTTCCGTTTCCTATGAGTATGTCGCACGTACTGCTAACACATTAGAAAATAACGGCTTTCTTCTCTCTAGAACAGAAGGTCGCAAAAAAATATTTAGAATTACGGAAAAAGGAAAATCTCGTCTTCAGGAATACAAAAATATCTATGCGCTTCGGTTTAATGAAGTTTCGACTGTCATTGATCGGTTCTATAGCTTTTTAACCCAAAATGGACCGCTACCACAGGCTGTTATTGAGCCACTACACAAAGACTTTAGGTCGTTTATTTCAAAGTTACTATCTGTAAAAGATGTTGTTCGATTTATGGCATTGCGACTTAGCTTAAATCGTAGATCTTTTCACATGGCCGAGGTTCAGGAGCAATTGAATATTTTGTTTGGTTGGTCTCCGTCAAATGGCTATTTGTATAATATAGCGCGCGAAATGGAAGAAACCAACTTATTGGTTGGATTCTGGCCGGATGAAAGAAGGACTGTTCGTAAATTATACAAAACGGATGAAAGTGAGCAATTCTACATAATCGTATCAGCTTCATTGACTGAACGGATCACTCAAGTCCGTAGTTACTTACACTATATTATAAAAATGGTTTAA
- a CDS encoding M48 family metallopeptidase, whose translation MRQEVDRAIELRIEGKHKESNEILLTLVKVYPEDSFINYQCAWSFDVLGEESQAVPFYEKAIQLGLPEQELEGAFIGLGSTYRTLGYYEKSKKIFLKAMEQFPDNRAIQVFYSMTLYNLKEHDGAMELLLKCLTDTTVDQEILSYKKAVGFYSDKLDHVWS comes from the coding sequence ATGCGTCAAGAAGTAGATCGCGCAATTGAATTACGTATAGAAGGTAAGCACAAGGAATCGAACGAAATACTGTTAACTTTGGTGAAAGTTTATCCAGAGGATTCATTCATCAACTATCAATGTGCGTGGAGTTTTGATGTATTAGGGGAAGAATCACAAGCAGTACCTTTTTATGAAAAGGCTATCCAACTAGGACTACCTGAACAAGAATTAGAGGGAGCTTTTATAGGATTAGGAAGCACCTATCGAACATTGGGATATTACGAAAAGTCTAAAAAAATATTTCTAAAAGCAATGGAGCAGTTTCCAGACAATCGAGCCATCCAAGTGTTCTACTCGATGACACTATATAATTTAAAAGAGCATGATGGAGCCATGGAGTTACTACTTAAATGCTTAACTGATACGACAGTAGATCAAGAGATTTTAAGTTATAAGAAAGCAGTTGGTTTTTATTCCGATAAATTAGATCACGTTTGGAGTTAA
- the proC gene encoding pyrroline-5-carboxylate reductase gives MKTIVFIGAGSMAEAVIAGIVEQGAVVPQNVFVMNRSDDERLTSLHNKYGISIVCKEKEALKNADLIVLATKPKDIHQAMADTLPYLDDKTAVLSVIAGVSIQTIENGLGARPIARSMPNTSATIGKSASGIAWNQAISKELKKHILSLLESIGMVKEVEEDDLHAVTALSGSGPAYVYYLAEALEEAAIGKGLSKDIARALIIQTLEGAAAMLKETGTEPAELRNNVTSPGGTTEAGLNALENGKFKETIAACIGKAEARSRELGAQS, from the coding sequence ATGAAAACGATTGTATTTATAGGCGCGGGTTCTATGGCAGAAGCTGTTATTGCAGGAATTGTGGAACAAGGTGCAGTAGTACCTCAAAATGTTTTCGTCATGAACAGATCAGATGATGAAAGACTAACTTCATTACACAATAAATACGGTATATCGATTGTCTGCAAGGAAAAAGAAGCGCTGAAAAATGCGGATCTCATCGTTCTTGCGACGAAACCAAAGGATATTCACCAGGCTATGGCTGATACACTTCCCTATTTAGATGATAAAACAGCAGTTTTGTCAGTGATTGCAGGCGTTTCAATTCAGACAATCGAAAATGGTCTTGGTGCAAGACCTATCGCACGCTCCATGCCAAATACCTCCGCTACAATTGGTAAATCTGCGAGTGGTATTGCGTGGAATCAAGCGATTAGCAAAGAGTTAAAAAAACATATCCTCAGCCTGCTAGAGTCCATCGGAATGGTGAAAGAAGTGGAAGAAGATGACTTACATGCGGTCACTGCTCTTTCCGGCAGCGGCCCAGCCTATGTCTATTATTTAGCAGAAGCACTTGAGGAAGCGGCAATTGGTAAAGGTCTTTCAAAAGACATAGCGCGCGCACTTATCATCCAAACGCTTGAAGGAGCGGCTGCCATGTTGAAAGAAACAGGTACGGAGCCAGCGGAATTGCGGAACAACGTGACAAGCCCAGGTGGAACAACGGAGGCCGGATTGAATGCTTTGGAGAACGGAAAGTTCAAAGAGACGATTGCGGCTTGTATTGGAAAAGCGGAGGCACGCTCCCGTGAGCTAGGGGCGCAGTCTTGA
- a CDS encoding response regulator transcription factor yields MAIKVLLVDNHLVVLQGLRFFLNTQNDIEIVGEANNGLKALEEVGKLKPDVVLMDLMMPIMDGIEATKQIKSTYPDVKVIVLTSYFDQDHVLPALRAGAIGYQLKDIEPDELVEAIRAAYQGLTRLHPIATNLLLASISTNGQPTDSETRIAELTKREIDVLNQITLGNNNKKIALELNITEKTVKTHVSNILSKLDLNDRTQAAIFAIKNCIFDN; encoded by the coding sequence ATGGCTATTAAAGTTTTACTAGTTGATAATCATCTTGTTGTGTTGCAAGGATTGCGCTTTTTTCTAAATACCCAAAACGACATTGAAATAGTTGGAGAGGCGAATAATGGACTAAAGGCACTTGAGGAAGTTGGTAAATTAAAACCTGACGTTGTTTTAATGGATCTGATGATGCCTATCATGGATGGAATTGAAGCAACGAAACAAATTAAATCAACATACCCGGATGTAAAAGTAATTGTTTTAACAAGCTATTTCGATCAAGATCATGTACTTCCTGCACTTAGGGCAGGTGCAATTGGTTACCAACTGAAAGACATTGAACCTGATGAATTGGTCGAAGCTATTCGCGCAGCATACCAAGGTCTAACTCGACTTCATCCCATAGCAACAAATTTGTTGTTGGCAAGTATATCCACTAATGGTCAACCAACAGATTCAGAGACCAGAATAGCAGAACTCACAAAGCGTGAAATAGATGTTTTGAATCAAATTACGCTTGGAAATAATAATAAAAAAATTGCTTTGGAATTGAACATAACAGAAAAAACAGTGAAAACACATGTGAGTAACATATTAAGTAAACTTGACCTAAATGATCGAACACAAGCTGCTATTTTCGCGATAAAAAACTGTATTTTTGATAATTAA
- a CDS encoding GNAT family N-acetyltransferase: MKINQQEFNVNGTTYIIRSAIHKDAQILSDIRLQIDEETQNLDREKGEAFIDVHGFEQLIKTDTENKRNLFLVAVVQDRIVGFSRCEGNQLKRFAHKVEFGVCVLKDYWGYGIGKNLLKECIAWADSNEIKKITLNVLETNEKAINLYNNFGFKTEGILENDKILSDGQYYNTVVMGRFYA, translated from the coding sequence ATGAAAATTAACCAGCAAGAATTTAATGTTAATGGGACGACCTACATAATTAGATCCGCAATACATAAAGATGCACAGATTTTGTCTGATATTAGATTACAGATTGATGAAGAGACTCAAAACCTTGACAGAGAAAAAGGCGAGGCATTCATAGATGTACATGGTTTTGAACAATTAATAAAAACGGATACAGAAAATAAAAGGAACCTTTTTTTAGTTGCTGTAGTTCAAGACCGGATTGTCGGATTTTCAAGATGTGAAGGTAATCAATTGAAACGATTTGCTCATAAAGTAGAATTTGGTGTCTGTGTTTTAAAAGATTATTGGGGCTATGGCATTGGCAAGAATCTTTTAAAAGAGTGCATTGCTTGGGCTGATTCAAACGAAATTAAAAAAATCACTTTAAATGTTCTTGAAACAAATGAAAAAGCGATAAACCTTTATAACAATTTTGGTTTTAAAACCGAAGGCATTCTTGAAAATGACAAAATCCTTTCTGACGGACAATATTACAATACCGTAGTTATGGGAAGATTTTATGCATGA
- a CDS encoding GAF domain-containing sensor histidine kinase yields MYEDIAENELKVLKVIAETLNRSNDLNNMLQSVLIELLKVTGLATGWIFLVDEKPRYSLVASANLPAALSFENNKRMRKGTCFCLNEYWDGKLTEPVNMIECKCKRLENAVKYSWGDTNGISHHATIPLSAGTERFGILNVASPGKKQFSKGELTLLQSVAYQIGTAIKRTQLYHSQKNRAESFEKLDEVIRFIWGISDVQELPGKVVEASEKVFQWPVIAFYMKEGSGLRLHALNKELKTDTSIRVSSSSNNDISKAYFEQKIIKNKSAHHQLLALGLPGQEASIAIPLLTLGEVQRGVLFVAGKKETILSDSEIEVLKALSDHISLAMESILVNEKRQELLLYEERNRLARDLHDSVNQKLFSLSLTSSGVKAMILKDDTLLREAMNDIQQLSQDALKEMKSLIWQLRPAGVEMGLIAGLKKYGNNLGLAVSGYVEGVHNLSRAIEETLWRIGQEALNNIKKHADTRQVFLRLHTTNDGVFFEVSDQGNGFHLDKLFNEKWSLGLISMRERAELAGGSLEIQSSPGEGTTLNIIIPWLDKEGSDCHGY; encoded by the coding sequence TTGTATGAAGACATAGCTGAAAATGAATTAAAGGTATTAAAAGTCATTGCTGAAACGTTAAATCGTTCGAATGACTTAAATAACATGCTTCAATCTGTACTTATTGAATTATTAAAAGTAACTGGGTTGGCAACAGGATGGATATTTCTTGTTGATGAAAAGCCCCGATATAGTCTTGTGGCAAGTGCAAATTTACCCGCTGCACTGTCATTTGAAAATAACAAACGGATGCGTAAGGGTACATGTTTTTGTTTAAATGAATATTGGGATGGAAAGCTGACTGAACCAGTTAATATGATAGAATGCAAATGCAAACGTTTGGAGAATGCCGTGAAGTATTCGTGGGGAGATACGAATGGGATTTCCCATCATGCGACGATTCCTTTATCGGCTGGAACAGAAAGGTTTGGCATTTTAAACGTTGCATCTCCGGGAAAGAAACAATTTTCTAAGGGAGAACTAACCTTACTTCAATCGGTGGCTTATCAAATAGGAACGGCAATAAAAAGAACTCAATTATATCATTCTCAAAAGAACCGCGCAGAAAGTTTTGAGAAACTGGATGAAGTGATTCGCTTTATTTGGGGAATTTCTGATGTACAAGAGCTACCGGGAAAAGTAGTAGAAGCTAGCGAGAAAGTATTTCAATGGCCAGTGATTGCTTTTTATATGAAAGAAGGTAGTGGGCTACGGTTACATGCCCTTAATAAAGAACTAAAAACAGATACTAGTATTCGAGTTTCAAGCAGTTCCAATAATGATATTAGTAAGGCTTATTTTGAACAAAAAATTATTAAAAATAAGTCAGCCCATCACCAGCTTCTTGCGCTGGGACTCCCAGGGCAAGAGGCGTCTATTGCGATACCATTGTTAACTTTGGGGGAAGTGCAACGAGGGGTTCTCTTTGTTGCTGGAAAAAAGGAAACGATTTTATCGGATAGTGAAATAGAAGTGTTGAAAGCGCTATCCGACCATATTTCTTTAGCTATGGAAAGTATTCTAGTTAATGAAAAACGACAAGAATTGTTATTGTATGAGGAACGTAATAGGCTTGCACGGGATTTACACGATTCTGTAAACCAGAAACTATTTTCATTGTCTTTAACAAGCAGTGGTGTGAAGGCAATGATTCTAAAAGACGATACACTTCTAAGAGAAGCCATGAACGATATTCAGCAGCTTTCTCAGGATGCATTAAAAGAAATGAAATCACTTATCTGGCAACTTCGTCCAGCCGGAGTAGAAATGGGTTTAATTGCAGGTTTGAAAAAATACGGAAATAACCTTGGATTAGCTGTGTCCGGTTATGTTGAAGGCGTACACAATTTGTCTCGGGCAATCGAAGAAACACTTTGGCGTATTGGTCAGGAAGCCTTAAACAATATAAAAAAGCATGCTGATACACGTCAAGTGTTCCTCAGATTACATACAACTAATGATGGTGTTTTTTTTGAAGTTTCAGATCAAGGGAATGGTTTTCATCTTGATAAGCTATTCAACGAAAAATGGTCACTTGGCCTTATTAGTATGAGGGAACGTGCAGAATTGGCAGGAGGATCATTGGAAATTCAAAGCAGTCCTGGTGAAGGAACGACATTAAACATTATCATCCCTTGGCTGGACAAAGAAGGAAGTGATTGCCATGGCTATTAA
- a CDS encoding VOC family protein: MGNQWPAEMQVAQVRVARPTDQLREVEEFYCEGIGLRKVGSFEGHEGYDGLMIGLPNTTYHLEFTQHIDGSPCPVPTKDNLLVLYIPDSRTIEEIANRLKSMGYDSVPPENPYWAKLGITIEDPDGWRIVLMNTPGIA; the protein is encoded by the coding sequence ATGGGAAATCAATGGCCAGCAGAAATGCAAGTTGCACAAGTTCGAGTGGCACGTCCTACGGATCAGTTAAGAGAGGTTGAAGAGTTCTATTGTGAAGGAATTGGTCTACGTAAAGTGGGTTCATTTGAAGGACATGAGGGATATGATGGTTTAATGATTGGGCTTCCTAATACGACCTATCATTTAGAATTTACACAACATATTGATGGCAGTCCATGTCCGGTCCCTACGAAAGATAATTTGCTAGTTTTATATATTCCGGATAGTAGGACTATAGAAGAAATCGCAAATAGGCTGAAATCTATGGGATATGATTCAGTACCTCCTGAAAATCCATATTGGGCAAAATTAGGGATAACCATAGAAGACCCGGACGGTTGGAGAATTGTCTTAATGAACACGCCTGGCATAGCGTAA
- a CDS encoding FtsW/RodA/SpoVE family cell cycle protein: protein MKKLYCSSTLLCACHHTFLIYCKIHNSYSELLLIGAASIYTVQFVSNIGMSLGYFPMTSMSLPFISYGLMPILLNSYLIGVVLSVYRRKDLTSSIFSQIESS from the coding sequence ATGAAAAAACTATACTGTTCAAGTACACTATTATGTGCTTGTCATCATACTTTCCTAATTTATTGCAAGATTCATAATTCTTACAGCGAGCTTCTTCTTATCGGTGCAGCTTCTATTTATACGGTCCAGTTCGTTAGCAATATTGGAATGTCTCTCGGATACTTTCCGATGACCTCTATGTCTTTACCGTTCATTAGTTATGGATTAATGCCAATCCTGTTGAATTCCTATTTAATTGGGGTTGTGTTGAGTGTCTATCGACGAAAAGATTTGACGTCGAGTATTTTTAGTCAAATAGAAAGTAGCTAA
- a CDS encoding SPFH domain-containing protein — MGLFGFFKSQFTEVIEWTDQIANTMVYRFPVQNNEIKMGAKLTVRESQVPISVNEGEIADVFGPGRHLFYTQNMSILTKLKSWKYGFNSPFKAEVYFVNSKQFINQKWGTSNPIMMRDAEFGVIRLRGYGIYSYRVSNPLVFLKELLGTIASYDTSSIIGSIIKQIVDFFWSTCNNRSNSSTYRR; from the coding sequence ATGGGTTTATTCGGATTTTTTAAAAGTCAATTTACCGAAGTCATTGAATGGACTGATCAGATTGCAAATACAATGGTTTACAGGTTTCCTGTTCAAAACAATGAAATCAAAATGGGGGCAAAATTAACAGTTCGGGAATCGCAAGTACCCATTTCCGTTAATGAAGGTGAAATTGCAGATGTATTTGGGCCAGGACGTCATCTATTCTACACACAAAACATGTCGATTTTAACGAAACTGAAATCATGGAAGTATGGATTCAACTCCCCTTTCAAAGCGGAAGTCTATTTTGTGAATAGTAAGCAGTTCATCAATCAAAAATGGGGTACATCTAATCCAATCATGATGCGCGATGCAGAATTTGGTGTCATTCGATTACGTGGCTATGGTATTTATTCGTATCGGGTATCTAATCCACTTGTTTTCTTAAAAGAACTGTTGGGCACAATTGCTTCCTATGATACGAGTAGCATTATTGGTTCGATAATAAAACAGATAGTTGACTTTTTTTGGTCTACATGCAATAATCGGTCTAATTCAAGTACATATAGGCGTTGA
- a CDS encoding MBL fold metallo-hydrolase, with the protein MIQKIIIPTPFAVGDVNAFLIKGDTLSLVDAGPKTPEAYEALKRGIKSAGYTFNDIEQVILTHHHPDHAGWIDAFDNAKILGHVYNDLWLKRDEAFFRYHDTFYLDRLIEEGVPEQYLIWVKKMKRSVDLMGERPLDGILAEGDMLPGHPGWAIMETPGHAQSHIVLWDEKNKTMIGGDLVLEKVSSNPLIEPPLDPAQGRQHSLLQYNESLKRLLTLPVDIIYTGHGNEVRNAHELIESRLVKQRERALKVLAMMDNGSRTIFELTRELFPAVYEKELGLTLSETIGQTDYLVDKGLARETRDERGVLHYEQA; encoded by the coding sequence ATGATACAGAAAATTATTATTCCAACACCTTTCGCAGTCGGCGATGTCAACGCATTTCTTATTAAAGGAGATACACTGTCACTTGTCGATGCTGGGCCTAAAACCCCTGAAGCATATGAAGCTTTGAAACGAGGCATCAAGAGTGCCGGTTATACATTTAACGATATCGAACAAGTCATTTTAACACATCATCATCCTGATCATGCTGGCTGGATTGATGCGTTTGATAACGCTAAAATTCTTGGTCATGTGTACAACGATTTATGGCTGAAGAGGGATGAAGCATTTTTTCGCTATCATGATACGTTTTATCTCGATCGCCTTATCGAAGAAGGCGTACCTGAACAGTACCTTATATGGGTTAAGAAGATGAAACGATCTGTGGATCTTATGGGCGAACGTCCGTTAGATGGGATACTTGCAGAGGGGGATATGCTTCCGGGGCATCCTGGATGGGCTATTATGGAAACACCAGGACACGCACAGAGTCATATCGTGTTATGGGATGAAAAAAATAAGACGATGATTGGTGGAGACTTAGTGCTTGAAAAAGTGTCTTCAAACCCATTAATCGAGCCGCCACTTGATCCTGCGCAAGGACGCCAGCATTCTTTACTGCAATACAACGAATCGTTGAAACGTCTTCTTACTTTACCAGTAGACATTATATATACTGGGCATGGCAATGAAGTACGCAATGCTCACGAACTTATTGAAAGTCGATTGGTGAAACAGCGCGAACGGGCATTGAAGGTGCTTGCGATGATGGACAATGGCTCACGGACAATTTTTGAATTGACACGAGAACTGTTCCCAGCTGTCTATGAAAAAGAACTAGGTCTTACTCTCTCTGAAACGATTGGGCAAACAGATTACCTTGTAGATAAAGGTCTAGCTCGTGAAACACGCGATGAACGTGGAGTCCTACATTATGAACAAGCATAA
- the aroA gene encoding 3-phosphoshikimate 1-carboxyvinyltransferase yields the protein MSSVDLKARSPWSTLNQVQSVSLSPPEAQSINGEVSIPGSKSLTNRALILASLANGTTTLSGILKSDDSYWCIDALNNLGIKTELKGDTITVYGNNAVWPNENANLYVGAAGTIARFLPGALAVSKNGSWVIEASNSMSERPIKPLIDALTKMGAQIDYLDKDGYFPLRITANELTGGSVSISGKLSSQFISGVLLASPYAKKDVTVTIPDHIVQPDYVEITLNLMEKFGVKAQFTEDLREIIIPKSEYKACDLKLEADASTASYFLALAAITNGRVKITNLSSKNSQPDINMINIYEKMGCTVTRGNDFIELVGTPTLKGGFEISMLDMSDQTLTLAAIAPFATGPITIRDVEHIRYHESDRISAICTELQKLGIKVKEYKDGLTVYPGTPHAATLDSYDDHRVAMSLALIGAKVPGIVINDPGCVSKTCPTYFDLLRQLGVGVEYHSLN from the coding sequence TTGAGTAGTGTCGATTTAAAAGCACGGTCGCCGTGGTCAACCTTAAATCAAGTTCAAAGCGTAAGCCTCTCTCCACCTGAAGCACAATCCATTAACGGTGAAGTTAGCATACCAGGGAGTAAAAGTCTCACAAACAGGGCGTTAATACTGGCGTCTTTAGCTAACGGGACCACAACCTTATCCGGAATTTTAAAAAGTGATGATTCATATTGGTGTATTGATGCACTCAATAACCTTGGCATCAAGACCGAACTAAAGGGAGATACAATTACGGTATATGGTAATAATGCAGTTTGGCCAAATGAAAATGCGAATTTATACGTAGGTGCTGCAGGCACTATTGCCCGTTTTCTTCCTGGTGCACTAGCAGTTTCAAAAAACGGGAGTTGGGTTATAGAGGCAAGTAACAGTATGAGTGAACGTCCTATAAAACCTTTAATCGATGCGCTTACCAAAATGGGCGCACAGATCGATTATCTAGATAAAGACGGCTATTTCCCTCTCCGAATAACGGCCAACGAACTCACTGGAGGTTCCGTCAGTATATCTGGCAAACTTTCAAGTCAATTTATAAGTGGCGTGCTACTCGCAAGTCCATATGCAAAAAAAGACGTAACCGTAACTATCCCGGATCACATTGTTCAGCCAGACTACGTTGAAATTACTTTAAATCTAATGGAGAAATTCGGAGTAAAAGCACAATTCACTGAAGACCTTAGGGAAATCATTATTCCTAAATCCGAATACAAGGCCTGTGATCTCAAGTTAGAGGCTGATGCTTCAACTGCAAGTTATTTTTTGGCCTTAGCTGCTATTACAAATGGTCGTGTGAAGATTACTAATCTTTCTTCTAAAAATAGCCAACCTGATATAAATATGATTAATATCTATGAAAAAATGGGATGTACTGTTACCAGAGGGAATGACTTTATTGAGTTAGTCGGAACACCGACGTTGAAGGGTGGGTTTGAAATTAGCATGCTCGATATGTCAGATCAGACGCTGACGTTGGCTGCGATTGCCCCATTTGCAACGGGTCCAATTACAATACGAGATGTTGAACATATTCGCTATCATGAATCCGACCGAATTAGCGCTATTTGTACAGAATTACAAAAACTTGGTATCAAGGTAAAAGAGTATAAAGATGGCCTAACTGTTTATCCTGGAACGCCACATGCTGCAACGTTGGATTCCTATGACGATCATCGAGTGGCGATGTCGTTAGCATTGATTGGCGCGAAGGTTCCAGGCATCGTCATTAATGATCCCGGCTGCGTATCAAAGACTTGTCCAACCTATTTTGACTTACTGCGTCAACTGGGTGTAGGTGTTGAGTATCACTCACTAAATTGA